A window of Microbacterium luteolum contains these coding sequences:
- a CDS encoding DUF1992 domain-containing protein, which produces MTDPRESAARYRARQQQGSTDDDDEGVAPGAAAAVDRAAFIETAIQVAIRRGEFDDLPGAGKPLEGLGTHHDPDWWIRRKIETENLTGLGPPAILLRNEDRELDDQLDLLGRESDVRDVLADFNRRVIEARRQLQGGPPVVTPPRDIDAAVAAWRERRAARPAASAPEPERRRRRWGIRKAE; this is translated from the coding sequence ATGACGGATCCACGCGAGAGTGCGGCGCGATATCGGGCGCGGCAGCAGCAGGGCTCGACGGATGACGACGACGAGGGCGTCGCCCCGGGCGCCGCGGCCGCCGTCGATCGGGCGGCCTTCATCGAGACCGCGATCCAGGTGGCGATCCGCCGCGGCGAGTTCGACGACCTGCCGGGTGCCGGCAAGCCACTGGAGGGCCTCGGTACCCACCACGACCCGGACTGGTGGATCCGCCGCAAGATCGAGACCGAGAACCTCACCGGGCTCGGCCCACCGGCCATCCTGCTGCGCAATGAGGACCGCGAACTCGACGATCAGCTCGACCTGCTCGGTCGGGAGTCCGACGTGCGCGATGTGCTGGCCGACTTCAACCGGCGCGTGATCGAGGCGCGGCGCCAGCTCCAGGGCGGGCCGCCGGTCGTCACGCCGCCGCGCGACATCGACGCCGCGGTGGCGGCCTGGCGCGAGCGCCGCGCCGCCCGGCCCGCGGCATCCGCCCCCGAGCCGGAACGTCGCCGCCGTCGCTGGGGGATCCGCAAGGCCGAATGA
- a CDS encoding M13 family metallopeptidase, whose product MTDVLPVGLALDEFSSDIRPQDDLYRHVNGAWLARTEIPGDKARWGSFHLLAEQAEKDVRTIIEESQDAEDGTLARKIGDLFASFMDTARIDAAGVTPLADTLAEIAAIDSIPSFLRTVGTYDRDGRAHLIGFYVDGDPGDPERYVPVIVQSGLSLPDESYFRLDTFEETRAKYRTHLERLLALAGIADAAAEADRAITLETELAGHHWDNVKSRDAVATYNLKNWTEIQELAGVDLAPWREAVAPSNPRAFDEAVVSQPSYLEGLGTLLTAERLDDWKAWLRAQVVHAAAPYLTDDFVQENFSFYGTELTGVPTIRERWKRGVSVTEGALSEAIGKVYVERHYPPTAKAAMDELVANLIEAYRQSITDLEWMTAETRERALAKLDSFTPKIGHPAVWRDYSSLTIDRDDLFGNIRRAAIFEHDRHVDKVGKPIDRDEWHMPPQMVNAYYNPSMNEIVFPAAILQYPFFDAGRDAAANYGGIGAVIGHEIGHGFDDQGSRYDGSGRLHDWWTDADRAAFEERTKALIAQYDELVPEGLDAEHHVNGALTIGENIGDLGGLGIALKAYELSLDPSSGSGTVEGPVIDGLTGVQRLLLSWAQVWQQKSRDAETLRLLTIDPHSPNEFRCNQIVRNIDAFYAAFDVSDADALWLPQESRVTIW is encoded by the coding sequence ATGACTGACGTTCTTCCCGTGGGCCTCGCCCTTGACGAGTTCAGCTCCGACATCCGCCCGCAGGACGACCTGTACCGCCACGTGAACGGCGCCTGGCTCGCTCGCACCGAGATCCCGGGCGACAAGGCCCGTTGGGGTTCCTTCCACCTGCTCGCGGAGCAGGCCGAGAAAGACGTCAGGACGATCATCGAGGAGTCGCAGGATGCCGAGGACGGCACCCTCGCCCGCAAGATCGGCGACCTCTTCGCGAGCTTCATGGACACCGCGCGCATCGACGCGGCCGGTGTGACCCCGCTCGCCGACACCCTCGCCGAGATCGCCGCGATCGACAGCATCCCCTCGTTCCTGCGCACGGTCGGCACCTACGACCGCGACGGTCGCGCGCACCTGATCGGGTTCTACGTCGACGGCGACCCGGGCGACCCGGAGCGCTACGTACCGGTCATCGTGCAGTCGGGCCTGTCGCTGCCCGACGAGAGCTACTTCCGCCTCGACACGTTCGAGGAGACGAGGGCCAAGTACCGCACGCACCTCGAGCGTCTGCTCGCGCTCGCCGGAATCGCGGATGCCGCCGCCGAGGCCGACCGCGCGATCACGCTCGAGACCGAGCTGGCCGGCCACCACTGGGACAACGTGAAGAGCCGCGACGCGGTCGCGACCTACAACCTGAAGAACTGGACCGAGATCCAGGAGCTCGCCGGCGTCGACCTCGCCCCCTGGCGCGAGGCGGTCGCCCCGTCCAACCCGCGAGCCTTCGACGAGGCCGTCGTCTCCCAGCCGAGCTACCTCGAGGGCCTCGGCACGCTTCTCACCGCCGAGCGCCTCGACGACTGGAAGGCGTGGCTGCGCGCGCAGGTCGTGCATGCCGCGGCCCCGTACCTGACCGACGACTTCGTGCAGGAGAACTTCTCGTTCTACGGGACCGAGCTCACCGGCGTCCCGACGATCCGCGAGCGCTGGAAGCGCGGCGTCTCGGTGACCGAGGGCGCCCTGAGCGAGGCGATCGGCAAGGTCTACGTCGAGCGCCACTACCCGCCGACGGCGAAGGCCGCGATGGACGAGCTCGTCGCGAACCTCATCGAGGCGTACCGGCAGAGCATCACGGACCTCGAGTGGATGACCGCCGAGACGCGCGAGCGCGCGCTTGCCAAGCTCGACTCCTTCACCCCCAAGATCGGCCACCCGGCCGTGTGGCGCGACTACTCGAGCCTCACGATCGATCGGGACGACCTGTTCGGCAACATCCGCCGCGCGGCGATCTTCGAGCACGACCGCCACGTCGACAAGGTCGGGAAGCCGATCGACCGCGACGAGTGGCACATGCCGCCGCAGATGGTGAACGCGTACTACAACCCCTCGATGAACGAGATCGTGTTCCCCGCCGCGATCCTCCAGTACCCGTTCTTCGACGCAGGGCGCGACGCCGCCGCGAACTACGGTGGCATCGGTGCGGTCATCGGCCACGAGATCGGCCACGGCTTCGACGATCAGGGCAGCCGTTACGACGGTTCCGGGCGGCTCCATGACTGGTGGACGGATGCCGATCGCGCGGCGTTCGAGGAGCGCACCAAGGCGCTCATCGCGCAGTACGACGAGCTCGTGCCCGAGGGGCTGGACGCGGAGCATCACGTCAACGGCGCCCTGACGATCGGCGAGAACATCGGCGACCTCGGGGGCCTGGGCATCGCGCTGAAGGCCTATGAGCTGTCGCTCGACCCTTCGTCGGGCTCAGGGACCGTTGAAGGGCCCGTGATCGACGGGCTCACGGGCGTGCAGCGCCTGCTGCTCTCCTGGGCGCAGGTCTGGCAGCAGAAGAGTCGCGACGCCGAGACCCTGCGGCTCCTCACGATCGACCCGCACTCGCCGAACGAGTTCCGCTGCAACCAGATCGTGCGTAACATCGACGCCTTCTACGCCGCATTCGACGTGAGCGACGCCGATGCCCTCTGGCTGCCGCAGGAGTCCCGGGTGACCATCTGGTGA
- a CDS encoding serine hydrolase produces the protein MGAPEPFEGFRNSSAPASAGGRRSQRASRRLPRRAAVGRRSFTSTLRSLEELADAGAQVSVHVVDLDNHVHVLAGDDHVTMPVAGLGVVPLLIEVAAGFENGTLDPLEIVDRTVVEAVETSGLWRNLHAPALPLEDLAVLAATAGDPIAVNALLQRVGHDRVRQRIESLGLRRTALLDRFRDQRGPDDAPQVAVGSAREFAGLFSALVNSQVVDAAVSAQVSEWLSLNQDLSLVAASTGLDPFAHDHDAHGLLFINKTGRDRGVRAEAGVLAGPRAGIAYSLIVCFDDLSITHRLRAHDAFRVLGVELMEYTH, from the coding sequence GTGGGCGCTCCCGAGCCTTTCGAAGGGTTCCGCAACTCCTCGGCCCCGGCCTCAGCCGGCGGACGCCGCTCGCAGCGCGCCAGCAGGCGCCTCCCGCGCCGGGCCGCCGTCGGGCGCCGCTCGTTCACCTCGACCCTGCGGTCGCTCGAGGAGCTGGCGGATGCCGGGGCGCAGGTCTCGGTGCATGTCGTCGACCTCGACAACCATGTGCACGTGCTCGCCGGCGACGACCATGTCACCATGCCGGTCGCGGGACTCGGCGTGGTGCCGCTGCTGATCGAGGTCGCGGCAGGCTTCGAGAACGGCACGCTGGATCCGCTGGAGATCGTCGACCGCACGGTCGTGGAGGCTGTGGAGACGTCGGGGCTGTGGCGGAACCTGCATGCACCCGCGCTGCCCCTCGAAGATCTCGCCGTGCTGGCCGCGACCGCCGGCGACCCGATCGCGGTGAACGCGCTGCTGCAGCGGGTCGGCCACGACCGTGTGCGTCAGCGCATCGAGTCGCTCGGGCTGCGCCGCACCGCTCTTCTCGACCGCTTCCGCGACCAGCGCGGACCGGATGACGCTCCTCAGGTCGCCGTGGGGTCGGCCCGTGAATTCGCCGGTCTCTTCTCAGCGCTCGTGAACTCGCAGGTCGTCGACGCCGCCGTCAGCGCGCAGGTCTCGGAATGGCTCAGCCTCAACCAGGATCTGAGTCTCGTGGCGGCATCCACGGGTCTCGACCCGTTCGCGCACGACCACGACGCGCACGGTCTGCTCTTCATCAACAAGACGGGCCGCGACCGCGGCGTGCGCGCCGAGGCCGGCGTGCTCGCGGGGCCACGGGCCGGTATCGCTTACTCCCTCATCGTCTGCTTCGACGATCTCTCCATCACGCACCGTCTGCGCGCCCATGACGCGTTCCGGGTGCTCGGCGTCGAGCTCATGGAGTACACGCACTGA
- a CDS encoding MFS transporter: MGANEDKARRRLSRTPPKWAIVAVLAFAGLCSSFMFTLVVPLQAELPQLLNASREDTTWVVTITLLVAAVATPISGRLGDMYGKRRVVIVLLALLIAGSLIAALSGSIVGVIIGRALQGAVTGVVPLGIAIMRDVLPPARLGTAVALMSATMGVGGAIGLPVAALLAEHADWHMLFWLAAALGVVGLALVLAVIPEDVLRSPGRLDVLGAIGLAIGLTGILLFVSRGAEWGWTSPVTLACIIGGVIVLLVWGWYQLRTKDPLLDLRVAARPAVLFTNIAAIGMGFALFGSNITFPQLLEMPASSSGFGLDMVGASLIVMPAGLVMMVISPLSGRLERTVGPRPLFTIGATAIVLSYLFVLLWSSEVWHIFVANILIGVGIGFSFAAMPMIIMRSVPANETGASNGLNALFRSIGTSSASAVMGGILAAMSVDAGGVAVPTRAAFDVCFWLAIAAGLVAVVLSLFIPRQRSAEQHPSLPG, encoded by the coding sequence GTGGGTGCGAACGAGGACAAGGCCAGAAGACGTCTCTCGAGAACCCCGCCGAAGTGGGCGATCGTCGCGGTCCTCGCGTTCGCCGGACTCTGCTCGTCGTTCATGTTCACGCTCGTGGTGCCGCTGCAGGCGGAGCTCCCGCAGCTGCTGAACGCCTCGCGCGAGGACACCACCTGGGTCGTCACGATCACGCTCCTGGTCGCCGCCGTGGCCACTCCGATCTCCGGACGCCTCGGCGACATGTACGGCAAGCGCCGCGTCGTGATCGTGCTGCTCGCCCTCCTCATCGCGGGCTCCCTCATCGCGGCGCTCTCGGGATCGATCGTCGGCGTCATCATCGGGCGAGCGCTGCAGGGCGCGGTGACGGGCGTCGTGCCGCTCGGCATCGCCATCATGCGCGACGTCCTCCCGCCCGCACGCCTCGGCACCGCCGTCGCGCTGATGAGCGCCACGATGGGGGTCGGCGGCGCGATCGGGCTTCCGGTCGCCGCGCTGCTCGCCGAGCACGCCGACTGGCACATGCTCTTCTGGCTCGCCGCCGCGCTCGGCGTGGTGGGACTCGCGCTCGTGCTGGCCGTCATCCCGGAGGACGTGCTGCGCTCTCCCGGCCGCCTCGACGTGCTCGGCGCCATCGGCCTCGCGATCGGCCTCACCGGGATCCTCCTCTTCGTCTCCCGCGGCGCGGAATGGGGCTGGACGTCACCCGTGACGCTCGCGTGCATCATCGGCGGCGTCATCGTCCTGCTGGTCTGGGGCTGGTACCAGCTGCGCACGAAGGACCCGCTGCTCGACCTGCGGGTCGCGGCGCGGCCCGCCGTGCTCTTCACGAACATCGCCGCGATCGGGATGGGCTTCGCGCTGTTCGGATCGAACATCACGTTCCCGCAGCTCCTCGAGATGCCCGCGTCGAGCTCGGGGTTCGGCCTCGACATGGTCGGGGCGTCGCTCATCGTGATGCCCGCCGGCCTGGTGATGATGGTCATCTCGCCGCTCTCCGGCCGGCTGGAGCGCACGGTCGGTCCCCGCCCGCTCTTCACGATCGGTGCCACCGCGATCGTGCTCTCCTACCTGTTCGTGCTGCTGTGGTCGAGTGAGGTCTGGCACATCTTCGTCGCCAACATCCTCATCGGCGTGGGTATCGGCTTCAGCTTCGCGGCCATGCCGATGATCATCATGCGGTCGGTCCCCGCGAACGAGACCGGCGCCTCGAACGGCCTGAACGCCCTGTTCCGCTCGATCGGCACGTCCAGCGCGTCAGCCGTGATGGGCGGGATCCTCGCGGCGATGAGCGTGGATGCCGGCGGGGTCGCCGTGCCCACGCGCGCCGCCTTCGACGTGTGCTTCTGGCTCGCGATCGCCGCAGGCCTCGTCGCCGTGGTGCTGTCGCTGTTCATCCCGCGCCAGCGCAGCGCCGAGCAGCATCCGTCGCTGCCCGGCTGA
- a CDS encoding alpha-hydroxy-acid oxidizing protein: MVTSSVAPDDPAAGRGISRRTQSDIYRAGISGTKPAVPVASAALESEARKELSAEAFAYIAGGAGAERTMAANRAAFGRWQVWPRPLRDVSERDLGVDFLGRRRPTPLLLAPLGVMEMAHADADLAVARAAASVGIPYTLSNQASFPMEQVADAAPQGSRLFQLYWSASDDLNRSLLARAEASGCEAIVVTLDTHLLGWRTRDLDLAYLPFTRGMGIAQYTSDPVFQQLVRERASVPKADAAAVKVTPKAVAAALTIARKGAPLTGGGSLRDNLRSPLPRAAVETFLDVFSTPAVTWDDLAKAREWTSLPIILKGIVHPDDAQSALDAGMDGIWISNHGGRQIDQSVPTLAVLPEIAERVAGRVPIVFDSGVRGGADAAIALALGATVVALGRPYAYGLGIAGETGVREVVRNVLAELDITLGLAGLTSVSQLDRDALREV, translated from the coding sequence ATGGTCACGAGCAGCGTCGCTCCGGACGATCCCGCCGCCGGCCGCGGCATCTCCCGGCGTACCCAGTCCGACATCTACCGCGCCGGCATCAGCGGAACGAAGCCGGCGGTGCCCGTCGCTTCCGCGGCGCTGGAGTCCGAGGCCCGGAAGGAGCTGAGCGCCGAGGCCTTCGCGTACATCGCGGGCGGGGCGGGCGCCGAGCGCACCATGGCGGCGAACCGCGCGGCCTTCGGGCGGTGGCAGGTGTGGCCGCGACCGCTGCGCGACGTCTCCGAGCGCGATCTCGGCGTCGACTTCCTCGGCAGGAGGCGCCCGACGCCGCTCCTGCTCGCGCCCCTCGGGGTCATGGAGATGGCGCACGCCGACGCGGATCTCGCGGTGGCGAGGGCAGCGGCATCCGTTGGCATCCCGTACACGCTCTCGAACCAGGCGTCGTTCCCGATGGAGCAGGTGGCGGATGCCGCGCCACAGGGCTCCCGCCTGTTCCAGCTGTACTGGTCGGCGTCGGACGACCTGAACCGCTCGCTGCTCGCCCGGGCCGAGGCGTCCGGCTGCGAGGCGATCGTCGTCACTCTCGACACGCACCTGCTGGGCTGGCGCACGCGCGATCTCGATCTCGCGTATCTGCCGTTCACGCGGGGGATGGGGATCGCCCAGTACACGAGCGACCCGGTCTTCCAGCAGCTCGTCCGCGAACGCGCGTCGGTGCCGAAGGCGGATGCCGCAGCCGTGAAGGTCACGCCGAAAGCTGTCGCCGCTGCACTCACGATCGCGAGGAAGGGCGCGCCGCTCACCGGAGGCGGCTCGCTGCGCGACAATCTGCGGTCCCCGCTGCCGCGGGCCGCGGTCGAGACCTTCCTCGACGTGTTCTCGACCCCGGCGGTCACCTGGGACGATCTGGCGAAGGCGCGGGAATGGACGAGCCTGCCGATCATCCTCAAGGGCATCGTGCACCCCGACGACGCGCAGAGCGCTCTGGATGCCGGGATGGACGGCATCTGGATCTCCAACCACGGCGGCCGACAGATCGATCAGTCGGTGCCGACGCTCGCGGTGCTGCCCGAGATCGCCGAACGCGTGGCCGGGCGGGTGCCGATCGTCTTCGACTCCGGCGTGCGGGGAGGGGCGGATGCCGCCATCGCCCTCGCGCTGGGTGCCACGGTCGTCGCCCTCGGGCGCCCTTACGCCTACGGCCTCGGCATCGCGGGGGAGACGGGTGTGCGCGAGGTCGTGCGCAACGTGCTCGCCGAACTCGACATCACCCTGGGTCTCGCGGGCCTGACGTCGGTCTCGCAGCTCGATCGCGACGCACTGCGCGAGGTGTGA
- a CDS encoding GNAT family N-acetyltransferase, which translates to MRTIRDLDTVELILDAQGLLDSIRGPQRVVDAGTLRALQQSGNYVVGFFDGEGDDERMVGASIAFFGEPARRAMHSHITALLPEYRGRGWGRELKEHQRQWAFSRDVGRITWTFDPLVARNAHFFFSVLGARATGYSVNHYGIFGGGDAGDESDRLDVEWALADIAKPPVSDTVVQTLEIPADIESLRVSDPDAAHEWRMRLRGEMEGLLGRGLRIAGFDVERGYLFTE; encoded by the coding sequence GTGCGAACCATCCGCGATCTCGACACCGTTGAACTCATCCTCGACGCGCAGGGTCTGCTCGACTCCATCAGGGGGCCGCAGCGCGTCGTCGATGCCGGCACCCTGCGCGCCCTGCAGCAGTCCGGGAACTACGTCGTCGGCTTCTTCGACGGCGAGGGCGACGACGAGCGCATGGTCGGTGCATCCATCGCCTTCTTCGGAGAGCCGGCCCGGCGCGCGATGCACTCGCACATCACCGCGCTGCTGCCCGAGTACCGCGGCCGCGGCTGGGGCCGCGAGCTCAAGGAGCACCAGCGGCAGTGGGCGTTCTCGCGCGACGTCGGCCGCATCACGTGGACGTTCGATCCGCTCGTGGCGCGCAACGCGCATTTCTTCTTCTCGGTGCTGGGAGCCCGGGCCACCGGATACTCGGTCAACCATTACGGCATCTTCGGCGGCGGGGACGCGGGCGACGAGAGCGACCGCCTCGACGTCGAGTGGGCGCTCGCCGACATCGCGAAGCCCCCGGTATCCGACACGGTCGTCCAGACCCTCGAGATCCCCGCGGACATCGAGTCGCTGCGCGTCTCCGACCCCGACGCCGCCCACGAATGGCGCATGCGTCTGCGGGGCGAGATGGAAGGGCTGCTCGGTCGCGGCCTCCGCATCGCCGGGTTCGACGTCGAGCGGGGCTACCTCTTCACCGAGTGA
- a CDS encoding VOC family protein, whose translation MSFLTLAVSDLARSREFYVDGLGWEPIFSGDDVIMFPVADRMILSLWSIEGFTAEIGEAPASGVAPVTLAHNLATPAEVDAVLSEAARLGAPVVSGQRREWGGYSGYFSDPDGFRWEIAVNPGETGDFVLPPR comes from the coding sequence ATGAGCTTCCTCACCCTCGCCGTCTCGGATCTGGCGCGCAGTCGCGAGTTCTACGTCGACGGTCTCGGCTGGGAGCCGATCTTCTCCGGGGACGACGTGATCATGTTCCCGGTCGCCGACCGGATGATCCTGTCCCTGTGGTCGATCGAGGGGTTCACGGCCGAGATCGGTGAAGCTCCCGCATCCGGGGTCGCGCCGGTCACCCTCGCGCACAACCTGGCGACCCCCGCCGAGGTCGATGCCGTGCTGTCCGAAGCCGCACGGCTGGGCGCACCGGTCGTCTCGGGGCAGCGCCGCGAGTGGGGCGGATACTCGGGCTATTTCAGCGACCCCGACGGATTCCGTTGGGAGATCGCGGTGAATCCGGGCGAAACCGGAGACTTCGTGCTGCCTCCGCGCTGA